From a single Acidobacteriota bacterium genomic region:
- a CDS encoding flagellar basal body-associated FliL family protein yields the protein MSNAAKPGDAPAKKKSKLPLIVGLVALLAGGGGGGYWYLSKQKAEAAGHEATDDHEAPAEKAHKGTGKDAASGALLPLDVFTVNLADQQAQRFLRTNVQLVIDGDAHVVKELLEEKLPVARARSAVLDLLASQTASVIATAEGKDALKKAIAEKTSPVLHHEVLDVLFSDFVIQY from the coding sequence ATGAGCAACGCCGCCAAGCCGGGGGACGCCCCCGCCAAGAAGAAGAGCAAGCTGCCCCTCATCGTCGGTCTCGTCGCGCTGCTCGCGGGCGGCGGCGGAGGCGGCTACTGGTACCTCTCGAAGCAGAAGGCGGAAGCCGCGGGTCACGAGGCCACCGACGACCACGAGGCGCCTGCCGAAAAGGCGCACAAGGGCACGGGCAAGGACGCGGCCTCCGGTGCGCTCCTGCCGCTCGACGTCTTCACCGTCAACCTGGCCGACCAGCAGGCGCAGCGCTTCCTGCGCACCAACGTCCAACTCGTAATCGACGGCGACGCACACGTCGTCAAGGAACTGCTCGAAGAGAAGCTGCCTGTGGCGCGCGCGCGATCGGCGGTACTCGACCTCCTCGCGTCGCAGACCGCGTCGGTCATTGCCACGGCCGAGGGCAAGGACGCCCTCAAGAAGGCGATTGCCGAGAAGACATCCCCGGTGTTGCACCACGAGGTCCTCGATGTCCTCTTCTCAGACTTCGTCATTCAGTACTGA
- the flgG gene encoding flagellar basal-body rod protein FlgG produces MIRAMYTAASGMNAQQANIDNIAHNLANVNTSGFKKSRVEFEDLVYQQITAAGSATDATAESPVGMELGLGAKPVAISRDFGSGNLRATNAPYDLAIEGRGFLQITLPDGQTAYTRSGNLHVNQEGTLVTNEGYVVEPSITIPANAVSVSISRDGIVSATVAGESAAQQVGTIELAAFQNPAGLHAMGSNLFTVTTASGDAITGLPGTDGLGTLQQGFLEESNVSIVEEMVNMILGQRAYEANSKVIRTADEMLQQVNGLAR; encoded by the coding sequence ATGATTCGAGCGATGTACACCGCCGCGAGCGGCATGAACGCGCAGCAGGCCAACATCGACAACATCGCGCACAACCTGGCCAACGTGAACACGTCGGGCTTCAAGAAGAGCCGCGTCGAGTTCGAGGACCTGGTCTACCAGCAGATCACGGCGGCAGGCAGCGCCACTGACGCGACTGCCGAATCGCCCGTGGGCATGGAACTCGGCCTCGGCGCCAAGCCCGTGGCGATCTCGCGTGACTTCGGCAGCGGCAACCTGCGCGCCACCAACGCACCGTACGACCTCGCGATCGAAGGGCGCGGCTTCCTCCAGATCACGTTGCCCGACGGTCAGACGGCGTATACGCGCTCGGGCAACCTGCACGTGAATCAGGAAGGCACGCTCGTGACCAACGAGGGATACGTGGTGGAACCGTCGATCACGATCCCGGCCAACGCCGTGTCCGTGAGCATCTCGCGCGATGGCATCGTCTCGGCGACGGTGGCCGGAGAGAGCGCCGCGCAGCAGGTGGGCACGATCGAACTGGCCGCGTTCCAGAATCCCGCGGGACTGCACGCGATGGGCAGCAACCTGTTCACCGTGACCACCGCATCGGGCGATGCGATCACGGGTCTGCCCGGGACCGACGGCCTCGGTACGTTGCAGCAGGGATTCCTCGAAGAGTCCAACGTCAGCATCGTCGAGGAGATGGTGAACATGATCCTCGGCCAGCGCGCGTACGAGGCGAATTCGAAGGTGATTCGCACGGCGGACGAGATGCTCCAGCAGGTGAACGGGCTTGCGCGCTAG
- a CDS encoding FliM/FliN family flagellar motor switch protein yields the protein MSSSQTSSFSTDLSLPPSLSGFGDVRMRVDVILGRGSMTLRACLGLQRGSIVRLAQSAGHDLFVLVNDVPVARGEVVIIDDSVSLRLTEFKQKSATEALA from the coding sequence ATGTCCTCTTCTCAGACTTCGTCATTCAGTACTGACCTCTCGCTGCCGCCGTCGCTCAGTGGATTCGGCGACGTGCGCATGCGCGTGGACGTGATTCTCGGCCGCGGATCGATGACGCTGCGCGCGTGCCTTGGCCTGCAGCGGGGCAGCATCGTACGTCTCGCGCAGTCGGCCGGGCATGACCTCTTCGTCCTCGTCAACGACGTGCCGGTGGCGCGCGGCGAGGTCGTGATCATCGATGACAGCGTGTCGTTGCGCCTCACCGAGTTCAAGCAGAAGTCGGCCACGGAGGCGCTGGCGTGA
- a CDS encoding FliA/WhiG family RNA polymerase sigma factor, producing MPVLTPQASYLDRDQLVIAHVGLVKALAHRLAQRLPAQVEMTDLISVGVMGLIDAAGRYRPSMGVPFDAFARRRVQGAMLDALRDLDWAPRSLRRMRRELDGAVAKLRSELKREPTEDEVAGQMQMSPAEYDKAMDQVRTLDVGAVRQLDATGEDGQPLLELCIDADEGPDAQLERKELRALLARAILELPERERQILALYYEEEMTMAEIGAVIGVCESRVSQLRSLALSRLRSNLKARLQKPEARA from the coding sequence GTGCCGGTACTGACCCCTCAGGCGAGCTATCTGGACCGCGATCAGCTGGTGATCGCGCACGTCGGGCTCGTGAAGGCGCTGGCCCACCGGCTGGCGCAGCGGCTGCCGGCCCAGGTGGAGATGACCGATCTCATCAGCGTGGGCGTGATGGGACTCATCGACGCCGCGGGCCGTTACAGGCCGTCGATGGGTGTGCCGTTCGACGCCTTCGCCCGCCGTCGCGTCCAGGGCGCCATGCTCGACGCGCTGCGCGACCTGGATTGGGCCCCGCGATCGCTGCGCCGCATGCGTCGCGAGCTCGACGGCGCCGTCGCCAAGCTGCGGTCGGAGCTCAAGCGCGAGCCGACCGAAGACGAGGTCGCCGGTCAGATGCAGATGTCGCCGGCCGAGTACGACAAGGCGATGGACCAGGTGCGGACGCTCGACGTCGGCGCCGTCCGCCAGCTCGACGCGACGGGCGAGGATGGGCAGCCGCTCCTGGAACTGTGCATCGACGCAGACGAGGGGCCTGACGCGCAGCTCGAACGCAAGGAACTGCGCGCGCTGCTCGCCAGGGCGATCCTCGAACTGCCCGAGCGCGAGCGACAGATTCTCGCCCTCTACTACGAGGAAGAGATGACGATGGCCGAAATCGGCGCCGTCATCGGCGTGTGTGAATCGCGCGTCTCGCAGCTGCGTTCGCTCGCCCTCTCGCGCCTGCGCAGCAACCTGAAGGCCCGCCTGCAGAAGCCCGAGGCCCGCGCGTGA
- a CDS encoding flagellar biosynthetic protein FliR — MDLSPILVFALALIRPSVLVVGTPVFGGTFAPPMVRVGLIVILAAFMAPIIGVPRNIEAGALLAVVLREVLIGLALGFAVRLVIAGAELGGYLAGFQMGLSYAALVDPQSGVRNNVLAVLYGSFATVILLLTNGHHDLLRALAASYEALPIGAGAISAGLGELVARMFGLMFTLGVRLAAPLVITLLLVEVALGVMARVAPTLNLMVTAAPVRLLVGWLVLALTVRVLPDLVTRVFPQALTLGGRVAAAVH; from the coding sequence ATGGATCTGTCGCCCATCCTCGTGTTCGCCCTCGCGCTGATCCGCCCCAGCGTCCTCGTGGTCGGCACGCCGGTGTTCGGCGGGACGTTCGCGCCGCCCATGGTACGCGTCGGCCTGATCGTGATCCTCGCCGCCTTCATGGCACCGATCATCGGCGTGCCGCGGAACATCGAGGCTGGCGCGCTGCTTGCCGTGGTTCTGCGCGAGGTCCTGATCGGCCTGGCACTCGGGTTCGCCGTACGTCTCGTGATTGCCGGCGCCGAGCTCGGTGGCTATCTGGCCGGCTTCCAGATGGGCCTGTCGTACGCCGCGCTGGTCGATCCGCAGAGCGGCGTGCGCAACAACGTGCTCGCCGTGCTCTACGGCTCGTTCGCCACCGTCATCCTGCTGCTCACCAACGGCCATCACGATCTGCTGCGCGCACTCGCGGCGTCGTACGAGGCGCTGCCCATCGGCGCGGGCGCGATCTCGGCGGGGCTTGGCGAGCTCGTGGCGCGCATGTTCGGCCTCATGTTCACGCTCGGCGTGCGCCTCGCCGCGCCGCTCGTCATCACGTTGCTGCTCGTCGAGGTAGCGCTCGGCGTGATGGCGCGCGTCGCGCCGACGCTCAACCTGATGGTCACCGCCGCGCCGGTCCGCCTGCTCGTCGGTTGGCTCGTGCTCGCGCTCACGGTGCGCGTGCTTCCCGATCTCGTCACGCGCGTCTTCCCGCAGGCCCTCACGCTCGGCGGGCGCGTGGCCGCGGCGGTGCACTGA
- a CDS encoding flagellar biosynthetic protein FliO, with protein sequence MTHVFVLAQAQMASTPAGWSDGPGVVRTALSLIVVLGLMAGCLWLVKRGGWQGGRKDTRAVQIETAVGLGDRRQLVIVAVEGRRLLLGVTPMQVALVTELAAAGPTFADALAVRLPGTTPLESATTDPAPRDEETR encoded by the coding sequence GTGACCCACGTGTTCGTGCTGGCGCAGGCGCAGATGGCGTCGACGCCCGCAGGGTGGTCCGACGGTCCTGGCGTGGTCCGTACGGCGCTCTCGCTGATCGTGGTGCTCGGCCTGATGGCCGGCTGCCTGTGGCTCGTGAAGCGCGGCGGATGGCAGGGCGGCCGGAAGGACACACGCGCCGTCCAGATCGAAACGGCCGTCGGGCTCGGCGATCGTCGTCAGCTCGTGATCGTGGCCGTCGAGGGACGACGGCTCCTGCTCGGCGTCACGCCGATGCAGGTGGCGCTCGTCACCGAACTGGCGGCGGCAGGGCCGACGTTTGCCGACGCGCTCGCCGTGCGCCTGCCAGGCACGACGCCCCTCGAATCGGCGACGACCGACCCCGCGCCGCGCGACGAGGAAACCCGCTGA
- the flhA gene encoding flagellar biosynthesis protein FlhA: MSSSKPFGAAQLLVPGVVILVLALMVLPLPPLILDLLLSVDIALSVVLLLTAVYVKDPIEFSVFPSLLLLLTLLRLSLNVAGTRLILLHGAEGIDAAGHVIMSFGQFVVGGNFVVGVVVFLVLIAIQYVVINHGAVRISEVTARFTLDAMPGKQMSIDADLNAGTIDEKEARRRRENVRKEAEFYGAMDGAIRFTQRDSLAALLITGVNIIAGLIIGVMQYDMDVADAAHTFTLLTVGEGLVTAIPALLVSMSGGLITTRASSESSLGEDVSTQLLSKMQPLAIGAGVLFLMGLVPGLPKLAFFSVAIAFAAAAYLNRQVAGDVETDRAPDAGTVTAPEPSVETLASVEPLSVEVGYALIALVDERQGGTLLQRVKSIRRQIASETGMIVPPVHVADNLKLGPRTYALLVKGVEVARAELMPDRLLAINPGTATGTIEGTTAREPAFGLPALWIRTEQRDAATAAGYTVVDPTTALSTHLSEIIRTFLADLLTRQDTKEMVDRVAQHSPRLVDDLIPKLLGLGDVQRVLRQLLRERVPIKDLTTILEALADAASQTKDPDQLNEAVRQALGRAICRQHQTEQGDLPTINLAPSLEERLMQAIVRTEQGVVLAIDPNDAQNMASRIARALETAVAQPVLLCSPALRPHLWRLFTRVLPQMGVLSHSEIPTHVKVAPVAVLD; this comes from the coding sequence ATGTCATCGTCCAAGCCGTTCGGGGCGGCGCAGTTGCTGGTGCCGGGCGTGGTGATCCTGGTGCTGGCGCTCATGGTGTTGCCGCTACCGCCGCTGATCCTCGACCTGCTCCTGTCTGTCGACATCGCGTTGTCGGTGGTGCTGCTGCTGACGGCCGTCTACGTGAAGGACCCGATCGAGTTCTCGGTCTTCCCGTCGCTGCTGCTCCTCCTCACGCTGCTTCGCCTGTCGCTCAACGTCGCCGGCACGCGACTCATCCTGCTGCACGGCGCGGAGGGCATCGATGCGGCGGGGCACGTGATCATGTCGTTCGGTCAATTCGTGGTGGGCGGCAACTTCGTGGTGGGCGTGGTGGTGTTCCTGGTGCTCATCGCCATCCAGTACGTGGTCATCAACCACGGCGCGGTGCGCATCTCGGAGGTCACGGCCCGGTTCACCCTCGACGCGATGCCCGGCAAGCAGATGTCGATCGACGCCGACCTCAACGCCGGCACGATCGACGAGAAGGAAGCCCGCCGCCGTCGCGAGAACGTCCGCAAGGAAGCGGAGTTCTACGGTGCGATGGACGGCGCGATCCGCTTCACGCAGCGCGACTCGCTGGCGGCGCTCCTCATCACCGGCGTCAACATCATCGCGGGACTCATCATCGGCGTCATGCAGTACGACATGGACGTGGCCGACGCGGCGCACACGTTCACGCTGCTGACGGTGGGCGAGGGCCTGGTCACCGCTATTCCCGCGCTGCTCGTGTCCATGTCCGGCGGCCTCATCACCACGCGCGCCTCGTCGGAGTCGTCGCTCGGCGAGGACGTGTCGACCCAGCTGCTCTCGAAGATGCAGCCGCTGGCCATCGGCGCCGGCGTGCTGTTCCTCATGGGCCTGGTGCCTGGCCTGCCGAAACTTGCGTTCTTCAGTGTGGCGATCGCCTTCGCGGCGGCCGCGTACCTGAACAGGCAGGTCGCCGGCGACGTCGAGACGGATCGCGCGCCCGACGCCGGAACCGTGACGGCACCGGAACCGAGCGTCGAGACCCTGGCATCGGTGGAGCCGCTCAGTGTGGAAGTCGGCTACGCGCTGATCGCGCTCGTCGACGAACGGCAGGGCGGCACGCTGCTGCAGCGGGTGAAGTCGATCCGCCGCCAGATCGCCAGTGAAACCGGGATGATCGTGCCGCCGGTCCATGTGGCAGACAACCTCAAACTCGGACCGCGAACGTATGCACTGCTCGTGAAGGGTGTGGAAGTGGCGCGGGCGGAGCTGATGCCCGATCGCCTGCTGGCCATCAACCCGGGAACCGCCACGGGCACCATCGAGGGCACCACCGCGCGCGAGCCCGCGTTCGGCCTGCCCGCGCTCTGGATCCGCACCGAACAGCGCGATGCGGCGACGGCGGCGGGCTACACCGTTGTCGATCCGACCACCGCGCTGTCGACGCACCTGTCGGAGATCATCCGCACCTTCCTCGCCGACCTGCTGACGCGCCAGGACACCAAGGAGATGGTCGACCGCGTGGCCCAGCACTCGCCGCGCCTGGTCGACGACCTGATCCCGAAGCTGCTCGGTCTCGGCGACGTGCAGCGCGTGCTGCGCCAGCTCCTGCGCGAGCGCGTGCCTATCAAGGACCTCACCACGATCCTCGAGGCGCTGGCCGACGCGGCGTCGCAGACCAAGGATCCGGACCAGTTGAACGAGGCCGTGCGGCAGGCGCTCGGCCGCGCGATCTGCCGTCAGCACCAGACCGAGCAGGGCGACCTGCCGACCATCAACCTGGCGCCGTCACTCGAAGAGCGCCTGATGCAGGCCATCGTCAGGACCGAGCAGGGCGTGGTGCTGGCCATCGACCCGAATGACGCGCAGAACATGGCTTCTCGCATCGCGCGTGCGCTCGAAACGGCGGTGGCACAGCCTGTGCTTTTGTGTTCGCCGGCACTGCGTCCACATCTCTGGCGACTATTCACCAGGGTGCTGCCGCAGATGGGGGTGCTCTCGCACAGCGAGATCCCGACGCACGTGAAGGTCGCCCCTGTGGCCGTACTCGATTGA
- a CDS encoding flagellar biosynthetic protein FliQ: protein MSEALVVGIVRQTIELAILVSLPMLMAGLIAGVLVSVFQTVTSIQDNVLAFIPRAAAIFVTFALTFPWMLRLMSGFARQMIARLPELVR from the coding sequence ATGTCGGAAGCGCTCGTGGTCGGCATCGTCCGACAGACCATCGAACTGGCCATCCTGGTGAGCCTGCCCATGCTGATGGCGGGTCTCATCGCCGGCGTGCTCGTGAGCGTGTTCCAGACCGTGACGAGCATCCAGGACAACGTCCTGGCGTTCATTCCGCGTGCCGCGGCCATCTTCGTGACCTTCGCGCTCACATTCCCGTGGATGCTGAGGCTGATGTCCGGCTTCGCGCGGCAGATGATCGCGCGACTTCCGGAGCTGGTGCGGTAG
- the fliP gene encoding flagellar type III secretion system pore protein FliP (The bacterial flagellar biogenesis protein FliP forms a type III secretion system (T3SS)-type pore required for flagellar assembly.) yields the protein MRRALGLAATTGALWLAMSAPVLAQADNAARIDIDGIGAISAPLQVVLLLTLLSFIPAILMTMTAFTRIVIVFHFVRQALGTQEAPSNQILIGLALFLTAFVMAPVGEQVNAQAVQPVLRNEITVTEALERGAPPLRTFMLKQTREPDLALFVEMGRMPRPETADALPMRVVIPAFILSEIKTGFQMGFYLFVPFLLIDLVVSTTLLSMGMMQLPPAMISLPFKVMLFVMIDGWNLLVSSLVRSFL from the coding sequence ATGCGCCGCGCACTCGGTCTGGCCGCCACGACGGGCGCGCTGTGGCTGGCGATGTCCGCGCCGGTGCTCGCACAGGCTGACAACGCCGCGCGCATCGACATCGACGGCATCGGGGCGATCTCGGCCCCGCTGCAGGTCGTGCTGCTGCTGACGCTCCTCAGCTTCATCCCGGCCATCCTCATGACGATGACCGCGTTCACGCGGATCGTCATCGTCTTCCACTTCGTGCGGCAGGCGCTCGGCACCCAGGAAGCGCCCTCGAACCAGATTCTGATCGGTCTGGCCCTGTTCCTGACCGCGTTCGTGATGGCCCCGGTGGGGGAGCAGGTCAACGCACAGGCCGTGCAGCCGGTGCTGCGCAACGAGATCACCGTGACCGAAGCGCTCGAACGGGGCGCGCCGCCGCTGCGCACCTTCATGTTGAAACAGACGCGTGAACCGGACCTCGCGCTGTTCGTGGAAATGGGGCGGATGCCGCGTCCGGAGACGGCCGATGCGCTGCCGATGCGCGTAGTGATCCCGGCGTTCATCCTGTCGGAAATCAAGACGGGCTTCCAGATGGGGTTCTACCTGTTCGTGCCGTTCCTGCTCATCGATCTGGTCGTGTCGACCACGCTGTTGTCGATGGGCATGATGCAACTCCCGCCGGCGATGATCTCGCTCCCGTTCAAAGTGATGTTGTTCGTGATGATCGACGGCTGGAACCTGCTCGTGTCGTCGCTCGTGCGCAGTTTCCTCTGA
- the flhB gene encoding flagellar biosynthesis protein FlhB: protein MSSDRTEKPTERRRTDARKRGQVARSRDLNDAFHLGAALLVLAYWGPTMIGGMQRIVAIGFGRIGDARHHAITSGEVVNLAVQGIGQLAWLVAPMAVAAVVATAASTQAQGGFIFASEALTVDFKRLNPSAGLKRLLPSQAGVNLLKTLIAATIVGAVAWSAVHATIGDAPRLALLTPGGSVVSAWEGLFAFLERAAITLIALAALDFGLQTYRTTQSLRMTKQEVKDDMKMAEGNPQIKARVRRVQREMVRRRMLAAVPKATVVVTNPTHFAVALQYQRGQAAPEVVAKGADALALKIRSIAREHGVPIVENPPLARAIYKQVDVGEFIPGDLFEAVAEVLAYLIRMKQVVL from the coding sequence ATGTCGTCGGACCGCACAGAGAAGCCCACAGAACGACGCCGTACCGATGCGCGCAAGCGCGGGCAGGTGGCGCGAAGCCGCGATCTCAACGACGCGTTCCACCTCGGCGCGGCGCTCCTCGTGCTCGCGTACTGGGGGCCCACGATGATCGGCGGGATGCAGCGGATCGTCGCGATCGGCTTCGGCCGTATCGGCGACGCACGTCACCACGCCATCACCAGCGGCGAGGTCGTCAATCTCGCGGTGCAGGGCATCGGGCAGCTCGCGTGGCTGGTCGCCCCCATGGCTGTGGCGGCTGTCGTCGCCACGGCGGCCTCGACGCAGGCGCAGGGCGGATTCATCTTCGCGTCAGAAGCGCTCACCGTCGACTTCAAGCGTCTGAATCCGTCGGCCGGCCTGAAGCGGCTGCTGCCGTCGCAGGCGGGCGTGAACCTCCTCAAGACGCTGATTGCCGCAACGATCGTCGGCGCCGTCGCATGGTCGGCGGTACACGCCACCATCGGAGACGCCCCGCGTCTCGCGTTGCTCACACCCGGCGGCTCCGTCGTCTCCGCGTGGGAGGGGCTCTTCGCGTTCCTCGAGCGGGCGGCGATCACGCTCATCGCGCTGGCGGCCCTCGACTTCGGCCTGCAGACGTACCGCACGACGCAGTCGCTGCGCATGACCAAGCAGGAAGTCAAGGACGACATGAAGATGGCCGAGGGCAACCCGCAGATCAAGGCGCGCGTGCGCCGCGTCCAGCGGGAGATGGTGCGTCGGCGCATGCTGGCGGCCGTCCCGAAGGCCACCGTGGTGGTGACCAACCCCACGCACTTCGCCGTCGCCCTGCAATACCAGCGCGGACAGGCGGCCCCGGAAGTCGTTGCGAAGGGCGCCGACGCCCTCGCGCTGAAGATCCGCAGCATCGCACGCGAGCACGGCGTTCCGATCGTCGAGAACCCGCCGCTGGCGCGCGCCATCTACAAGCAAGTCGACGTGGGGGAGTTCATCCCGGGCGATCTGTTCGAGGCGGTGGCCGAGGTGCTCGCGTACCTGATTCGCATGAAGCAGGTGGTGCTGTGA
- a CDS encoding flagellar hook basal-body protein, protein MAGGAYAALSGLRSRMEQLDRLAGDIANAKTAGYKSERVTTQAAERPDFDRVLQAAVDVTPATGYLDFRPGSMERTGRDLDFAIEGRGFFVVDTPNGPRYTRNGHLSIATDGTLVTADGHPLQAVAPQGTTDRTLKVDATSGPLSVAGDGTVSAGSQTMGRLRVVDFDDYSTLEREELGRFRAPASLTPEESSNAEVRSGLLEASNVSVVDRMVALTEVARGFEALQRGLNILHTELDGRAISELGRR, encoded by the coding sequence ATGGCAGGCGGCGCATACGCGGCGTTGAGCGGGTTGCGGAGTCGGATGGAGCAGTTGGACAGGCTCGCCGGCGACATCGCCAATGCCAAGACAGCAGGCTACAAGTCCGAGCGCGTGACCACGCAGGCCGCCGAGCGCCCTGATTTCGATCGGGTGCTCCAGGCGGCCGTGGACGTTACGCCCGCCACGGGGTACCTCGATTTCCGTCCGGGCTCGATGGAGCGCACGGGGCGCGACCTCGATTTCGCGATCGAAGGCCGCGGCTTCTTCGTGGTGGACACCCCCAATGGGCCGCGCTACACGCGCAACGGCCATTTGTCGATCGCGACCGACGGCACGCTGGTCACGGCCGATGGGCACCCGCTGCAGGCGGTGGCCCCCCAAGGGACGACAGACCGCACCCTGAAGGTCGACGCCACGAGCGGCCCCCTCAGCGTTGCCGGCGACGGTACCGTCAGCGCGGGCTCGCAGACGATGGGCCGTCTTCGCGTGGTGGACTTCGATGACTACTCGACGCTCGAGCGTGAAGAGCTCGGGCGGTTTCGCGCACCCGCCTCCCTGACGCCAGAAGAGTCGAGCAACGCCGAGGTGCGATCGGGTCTGCTCGAGGCGTCGAACGTCTCGGTGGTGGATCGCATGGTGGCGCTCACGGAAGTCGCGCGCGGTTTCGAAGCACTCCAGCGCGGACTCAACATCCTGCACACGGAACTCGACGGACGCGCCATCTCGGAACTGGGCAGGCGGTAG
- the fliM gene encoding flagellar motor switch protein FliM → MSKILSQDEIDALLTSTASQEPRAPGGRPLDDGSVVVYNFRRPDRVNREQIRSLQFLHDRFARNISTSLSAYLRTVTDVNVTSVEQFTYSEFLMSLPDPTAFYAISLSPIEGLAALELNPAVAFSMIDRMLGGTGRGMAPTRGLTEIEHTVIDGVVKLILEHLTETWRNIVEVRFRVNGRETRPQMLQVAAPNEVVVLVGFDIKVGDTRGMLHFCLPATVIESVGDSFTHTWYRSHREPTVADREQFWRTLGHLPVGVAATVETTMLARDVLEFAPGDVIALGHRLSDPLQVRIHDTVKFEAHPVSEAGRAGVRLLNTVSSPTANHALPEVVHG, encoded by the coding sequence GTGAGCAAGATCCTCTCGCAGGACGAGATCGACGCCCTGTTGACGTCGACAGCCAGTCAGGAGCCGCGCGCACCCGGCGGCCGGCCCCTCGACGATGGTTCCGTCGTCGTTTACAACTTCCGGCGGCCTGACAGGGTCAATCGGGAGCAGATCCGCTCGCTGCAGTTCCTGCACGACCGCTTCGCGCGCAACATCTCCACGTCGCTCTCGGCGTACCTGCGGACGGTCACCGACGTCAACGTCACGTCGGTCGAGCAGTTCACGTACTCCGAGTTCCTGATGTCGCTGCCGGACCCGACGGCGTTCTACGCGATCTCGCTGTCGCCGATCGAAGGCCTGGCGGCCCTCGAACTCAATCCCGCCGTCGCGTTCTCGATGATCGACCGCATGCTCGGCGGCACTGGCAGGGGGATGGCCCCGACGCGCGGCCTCACCGAGATCGAGCACACGGTGATCGACGGAGTGGTGAAGCTGATCCTCGAGCATCTCACCGAGACGTGGCGCAACATCGTCGAAGTCAGGTTCCGCGTCAACGGCAGGGAGACGCGGCCGCAGATGCTGCAGGTGGCCGCACCAAACGAGGTCGTTGTCCTGGTGGGCTTCGACATCAAGGTGGGCGACACGCGCGGCATGCTGCACTTCTGTCTGCCAGCGACCGTCATCGAGAGCGTCGGCGATTCGTTCACGCATACCTGGTACCGCTCGCATCGCGAGCCGACGGTCGCCGACAGGGAACAGTTCTGGCGCACGTTGGGTCACCTGCCCGTGGGCGTGGCAGCGACGGTGGAGACGACGATGCTGGCGCGTGACGTCCTCGAGTTCGCACCGGGCGACGTGATCGCGCTCGGGCATCGGCTCAGTGATCCGTTGCAGGTCCGCATCCACGACACGGTGAAGTTCGAGGCGCATCCCGTGAGCGAGGCAGGTCGTGCGGGCGTCCGGCTGCTCAACACCGTGTCGAGCCCCACCGCGAACCACGCCCTGCCGGAGGTGGTCCATGGTTGA
- a CDS encoding FliM/FliN family flagellar motor switch protein: protein MVEGAAILEALAVKLGDVLGAMTGITIRVLPTAGDTVADWQVPIRVGGTRSGTATLALSREGAVRIVTAIVGHAADVADTDIVDTLRELLGQAAAAYAYGTDNGPTLDVETPAMSGTPAPPQAVSFDMMLGTDEPVRLTFWADLAPVAARAVEPARPAAPPLSVDHVRVPVDAAVVPRNLDVVLDIELPITVRFGETQMTLENLARLGPGSMIDLARSPDDPVDLLVNGRLVARGQVVVVSGCYGLRVSEVVSTADRLRSLEL from the coding sequence ATGGTTGAAGGCGCGGCGATCCTCGAAGCGCTCGCCGTCAAGCTCGGCGACGTGCTCGGCGCGATGACGGGTATCACGATCCGTGTGTTGCCGACCGCGGGCGATACGGTTGCCGACTGGCAGGTGCCGATTCGCGTCGGTGGCACGCGCAGCGGCACCGCGACCCTCGCACTGTCCAGAGAGGGCGCGGTCCGCATCGTCACGGCCATCGTCGGGCACGCGGCCGATGTGGCGGATACCGACATTGTCGACACGTTGCGTGAGTTGCTCGGACAGGCGGCCGCCGCGTACGCGTACGGGACGGACAATGGCCCGACGCTCGACGTCGAGACGCCGGCCATGTCTGGCACTCCGGCGCCGCCCCAGGCCGTGTCCTTCGACATGATGCTGGGGACCGACGAGCCCGTGCGCCTGACGTTCTGGGCGGATCTGGCTCCGGTCGCCGCCAGGGCCGTGGAGCCCGCGCGGCCTGCCGCGCCCCCCCTGAGCGTCGATCACGTTCGCGTGCCGGTCGACGCAGCGGTGGTCCCGCGCAACCTCGATGTCGTGCTCGATATCGAACTGCCCATCACGGTCAGGTTCGGCGAGACGCAGATGACGCTCGAGAACCTGGCGCGCCTCGGACCGGGATCGATGATCGATCTCGCGCGATCGCCTGACGACCCCGTGGACCTGCTCGTCAACGGACGGCTCGTGGCCCGCGGCCAGGTGGTGGTCGTGTCTGGTTGCTATGGCCTGCGCGTGAGCGAAGTGGTGAGCACCGCCGATCGTCTGCGAAGCCTCGAACTCTGA